A genomic window from Pseudomonadota bacterium includes:
- a CDS encoding LysE family transporter has translation MPLHVWIAFFIASWLISLSPGVGAISCMAAGLRHGYRRALWNIVGLQLGILVILALVALGLGAAIAASATLFAAIKWFGAAYLVGLGVQQMRSRSAPVGGGGASAGAGDPRKGTPRALVLRGFLVNATNPKGIVFLLAVLPQFIDPRRPQLLQYLICAATLTFTDIVVMSGYTGLAAQGLRLLREPHHLRALNRVFGGLFIAAGLALAAFRRG, from the coding sequence ATGCCCCTCCACGTCTGGATCGCCTTCTTCATCGCTTCCTGGCTGATCAGCCTCTCGCCGGGCGTCGGAGCGATCTCCTGCATGGCCGCGGGTCTGCGCCACGGCTACCGGCGCGCCCTGTGGAACATCGTCGGGCTGCAGCTCGGGATTCTCGTCATCCTGGCCCTCGTCGCCCTCGGGCTGGGCGCCGCCATCGCCGCGTCGGCGACGCTCTTCGCAGCGATCAAGTGGTTCGGTGCCGCCTATCTCGTCGGGCTCGGCGTGCAGCAGATGCGCTCCCGCTCGGCGCCGGTCGGCGGCGGCGGTGCTAGCGCAGGCGCGGGCGATCCGCGCAAGGGAACGCCGCGGGCGCTGGTGCTCAGGGGTTTCCTCGTCAACGCGACCAACCCCAAGGGAATCGTCTTCCTGCTCGCCGTGCTGCCGCAGTTCATCGATCCCAGACGGCCCCAGCTGCTCCAGTACCTGATCTGCGCGGCCACGCTGACCTTCACCGACATCGTCGTGATGAGCGGCTACACCGGCCTGGCGGCCCAAGGGCTGCGGCTGCTCCGCGAGCCGCACCACCTGCGGGCGCTCAACCGCGTCTTCGGCGGGCTCTTCATCGCTGCAGGCCTCGCGCTCGCGGCCTTCCGGCGCGGCTGA
- a CDS encoding TSUP family transporter: MPIQPLSLLLLLLTGFVAGLVDAVAGGGGLVTLPALLSLGLPPKLALGTNKLQSSFGSFTATWNYARARQVDLRDGALGVALTCCGATAGAMAVQRVQAHLLEQLIPVALLAILLYALFTPKIGLDALRPRLPRRWFYTLFGLGLGFYDGFFGPGTGSFWMVALMAGLGLQMTRAVGYTKLMNFSSNVTALIWFGLRGQLAWPVGLVMACGQIGGARVGSGLVLWRGAPLVRPVFLLIVAATVLKLLVTRWA; encoded by the coding sequence ATGCCGATCCAGCCGCTCAGCTTGCTCCTGCTGCTGCTCACCGGCTTCGTCGCCGGGCTCGTCGACGCCGTGGCGGGCGGCGGTGGGCTGGTGACCCTGCCGGCCCTGCTCTCGCTCGGGCTGCCGCCCAAACTGGCGCTCGGCACGAATAAGCTGCAGTCCAGCTTCGGTAGCTTCACGGCGACCTGGAACTACGCCCGGGCGCGGCAGGTCGACCTCCGTGACGGCGCTCTGGGTGTCGCGCTGACCTGCTGTGGCGCAACGGCCGGCGCGATGGCGGTGCAGCGCGTGCAGGCGCACCTGCTCGAGCAGCTCATCCCCGTCGCGCTGCTGGCGATCCTGCTCTACGCGCTCTTCACGCCGAAGATCGGCCTCGACGCGCTGCGCCCGCGCCTGCCGCGTCGGTGGTTCTACACGCTCTTTGGCCTCGGGCTCGGCTTCTACGATGGTTTCTTCGGACCGGGGACCGGGTCGTTTTGGATGGTTGCGCTGATGGCGGGCCTGGGCCTGCAGATGACCCGCGCCGTCGGCTACACGAAGCTGATGAACTTCAGCTCGAACGTCACGGCGCTGATCTGGTTCGGGCTGCGCGGCCAGCTCGCCTGGCCGGTGGGTCTCGTGATGGCCTGCGGCCAGATCGGCGGAGCGCGCGTCGGCTCCGGGCTCGTGCTGTGGCGCGGCGCACCGCTGGTGCGCCCGGTCTTCCTCTTGATCGTGGCTGCCACCGTGCTCAAGCTGCTCGTCACCCGCTGGGCCTGA
- a CDS encoding DegT/DnrJ/EryC1/StrS family aminotransferase, whose amino-acid sequence MQQAGASELRLSAPDVGEGERAAVDAVLRRDQLSLGPELGAFEAALAGWVGARHAVAVASGTAALVLALQACELGPGDEVIVPSFTFPATVNAVALVGAQPVIVDVDAESWNLDLDAAAAAITAKTRALLPVDVLGLPAPRAPLRALTQRPDRPLALIEDAACALGASAEGVRCGGDSRLACFSFHPRKIITTGEGGAILTDDAVLAARLRRLRNHGRDDQGAFVDLGGNARLSELGAALGRVQLSRLDVMLAGRLALAARYRQRLGSSEALALQHVPPGISHNYQTFAVFLRRPGSRQAVIAGLAARGIQSGPATYAVHRQPPYAGQRAAVRGPLPVADRLAEQALALPLHHRLAMDDVDRVCDALLALVG is encoded by the coding sequence ATGCAGCAGGCAGGCGCGAGCGAGCTGCGGCTCAGCGCACCCGACGTCGGGGAAGGCGAGCGCGCGGCGGTCGATGCGGTGCTGCGCCGCGATCAGCTCAGCCTCGGCCCCGAGCTCGGCGCCTTCGAGGCTGCCCTGGCCGGCTGGGTCGGGGCGCGGCATGCCGTGGCCGTCGCCAGCGGAACCGCAGCCCTCGTGCTGGCGCTCCAGGCCTGCGAGCTCGGCCCCGGCGATGAGGTCATCGTCCCCTCCTTCACCTTCCCGGCGACGGTGAACGCGGTGGCCTTGGTGGGGGCGCAGCCGGTGATCGTCGATGTCGACGCTGAGAGCTGGAACCTCGACCTCGACGCCGCGGCCGCCGCGATCACAGCCAAGACGCGCGCGCTGCTGCCGGTCGACGTGCTCGGGCTGCCGGCGCCGCGCGCGCCGCTCCGCGCGCTGACGCAACGCCCCGACCGGCCGCTCGCGCTGATCGAGGACGCCGCCTGCGCGCTCGGCGCGAGCGCTGAGGGGGTGCGCTGCGGCGGCGACTCGCGGCTGGCGTGCTTCAGCTTTCATCCGCGGAAGATCATCACCACCGGCGAAGGTGGCGCCATCCTGACCGATGACGCCGTGCTGGCCGCGCGGCTGCGCCGACTGCGCAACCACGGGCGTGACGACCAGGGCGCCTTCGTCGACCTGGGGGGCAATGCGCGCCTCTCGGAGCTGGGTGCTGCGCTCGGCCGCGTGCAGCTCAGCCGACTCGACGTGATGCTGGCCGGGCGTCTGGCCCTGGCCGCACGCTACCGCCAGCGGCTGGGGTCGAGCGAGGCGCTGGCGCTGCAGCACGTTCCGCCCGGCATCAGCCACAACTACCAGACCTTTGCGGTTTTCCTGCGAAGGCCGGGGTCGCGCCAGGCGGTCATCGCCGGCCTCGCCGCCCGCGGGATCCAGAGCGGCCCCGCCACCTACGCCGTTCATCGGCAGCCGCCCTACGCCGGCCAGCGCGCCGCCGTGCGCGGACCTCTCCCTGTCGCCGACCGCCTGGCGGAGCAAGCCTTGGCCCTGCCGCTGCACCACCGCCTCGCGATGGACGACGTGGACCGCGTATGCGACGCGCTCTTGGCGCTCGTCGGCTAG
- the mce gene encoding methylmalonyl-CoA epimerase has protein sequence MTVRKVSHIGIAVERLAAQVPFYRDELGLPLIAEEEVADQGVRVAIFQAGDTRIELLEPTRPDSPIARFLERRGPGLHHLAYQVDEVGSVLQRLQEHGCRLIDEAPRAGAHGARIAFVHPKSTGGVLTELCEEHAIPLDSSATCVTTPSDRS, from the coding sequence ATGACGGTTCGCAAGGTTTCACACATCGGGATCGCCGTCGAGCGCTTGGCGGCGCAGGTGCCCTTCTATCGCGATGAGCTCGGCTTGCCCTTGATCGCCGAGGAGGAGGTCGCCGACCAGGGCGTGCGAGTGGCCATCTTCCAGGCCGGCGATACGCGGATCGAGCTGCTCGAGCCCACGCGCCCCGACAGCCCGATCGCCCGCTTCCTCGAGCGGCGCGGCCCGGGCCTGCACCATCTGGCCTATCAGGTCGACGAGGTCGGCTCTGTGCTCCAGCGGCTGCAGGAGCACGGCTGCCGGCTGATCGACGAAGCGCCGCGCGCGGGTGCCCACGGTGCCCGCATTGCCTTTGTCCACCCGAAGTCCACCGGCGGGGTGCTGACCGAACTCTGCGAGGAGCACGCGATACCGTTGGATTCGTCCGCCACTTGCGTTACAACGCCGAGCGATCGGTCGTAG
- a CDS encoding PilZ domain-containing protein, which yields MEALPQAADRRAAPRAPWYGQALLHIQQRRLGCTVVDVSASGLLVVPPARAAKGASLLIDLMLPPQLAPVRLSAVVAREGNVHGHYAWGLQFVDPPVDVQTVISAFVSTTRRRLGAEQAARAGAPSAERAPVSAPYSQVRGPQFRSDPAARVGSPGQPGRYSAAHAGGASASAPGAAARDGSAGSASSGTSARSSSSGTYRRVFATPVSTPVPPSRPGASASSEAIPQLAGITTTAAQPRTQAQRPYPEATPNLGVRVAPRSSSTTAASPTQQRPPLTSAATRRSSMSPTASQRAAARETKDWDENAHCTPLEVRELYQAALSDISGQRKPRKP from the coding sequence TTGGAAGCTCTTCCCCAGGCAGCGGACCGCCGCGCCGCCCCGCGTGCTCCCTGGTATGGCCAGGCGTTGCTGCACATCCAGCAGCGGCGCCTGGGCTGCACCGTCGTCGATGTCAGCGCCAGCGGGCTCCTCGTCGTGCCGCCGGCCCGCGCCGCCAAGGGCGCGTCCCTCCTGATCGACCTGATGCTGCCGCCCCAGCTCGCGCCGGTCCGGCTCAGCGCCGTGGTGGCCCGTGAGGGCAACGTCCATGGTCACTATGCCTGGGGCCTGCAGTTCGTTGATCCGCCGGTCGACGTTCAGACCGTGATCAGCGCCTTCGTCTCGACTACCCGACGACGCCTCGGCGCCGAGCAGGCGGCGCGCGCCGGAGCGCCAAGCGCGGAGCGTGCGCCGGTCAGTGCACCCTACAGCCAGGTCCGCGGCCCTCAGTTCCGCAGTGATCCAGCGGCCCGCGTGGGGTCCCCAGGCCAGCCGGGCCGCTATTCAGCCGCCCATGCGGGCGGCGCCTCGGCCAGCGCCCCGGGCGCTGCGGCCCGCGACGGGTCCGCGGGCAGCGCGTCGAGCGGCACCTCGGCGAGGAGCAGCAGCAGTGGCACCTATCGGCGGGTCTTCGCCACCCCCGTCAGCACCCCCGTGCCGCCCTCTAGGCCAGGTGCTTCGGCCTCCTCCGAGGCGATACCGCAGCTCGCCGGCATCACCACGACCGCCGCCCAGCCGCGGACCCAGGCCCAGCGCCCCTACCCCGAGGCCACACCCAATCTCGGTGTGCGCGTGGCCCCCCGGAGCTCGTCAACGACGGCGGCCTCGCCCACGCAGCAGCGCCCGCCGCTGACCTCGGCCGCGACTCGACGCAGCAGCATGTCGCCGACCGCGTCGCAGCGAGCAGCGGCCCGCGAGACGAAGGACTGGGATGAGAACGCGCACTGCACGCCGCTCGAGGTGCGCGAGCTCTACCAGGCGGCCCTTTCCGACATCAGCGGTCAACGCAAGCCGCGCAAGCCCTGA
- a CDS encoding outer membrane protein transport protein: protein MKNPSIEVVARSGAAAGLVFVGLLLAGHARAAGFGINEISTAGLGMGNAITAVADRPSAVVFNPAGLAFQRGLGVEANLSLIIPAFGYDTHIPATGEPVRANAKNQVFAVPTLFASYRWREEVALGLGIYSPYGLGVAWNDTVAADVPWWGRNLVTKIELQSVFINPTVAVRLHERLALGAGLIVAQAKVSLARAIANSIDPADDVDVELSGDDLGFGATAGLLIAAIPQRLNLGVGYRSAVRMTFAGQGVFTKEGSSAAVPLPLRGQLIDGAVEVPMTLPHTLYFGLAVFPLPRLSLGANVDLTAWSSIKDLRINFLDHPELSSVESKRWHSTYAVRLGVQYELVQALLVRLGFIFDQTPVPAATVGPDLPDVNRFLLACGAGYTFRGVRADFAYQFMVGPGTDTAATAPIVGQHDASAHLASLSLGFNLDL from the coding sequence ATGAAGAACCCATCGATCGAGGTGGTCGCAAGGAGTGGGGCTGCTGCGGGACTCGTCTTCGTGGGCCTGCTGCTGGCGGGCCACGCCCGTGCCGCCGGCTTCGGGATCAACGAGATCTCGACGGCGGGTCTGGGGATGGGGAACGCGATCACCGCCGTCGCCGATCGACCCTCCGCGGTCGTCTTCAACCCGGCGGGTCTCGCCTTTCAGCGCGGCCTCGGCGTCGAGGCGAACCTCTCGCTGATCATTCCCGCTTTCGGCTACGACACGCACATCCCGGCGACCGGCGAGCCGGTGCGCGCGAATGCCAAGAACCAGGTGTTCGCGGTGCCGACCCTCTTTGCCAGCTATCGCTGGCGGGAAGAGGTCGCGCTCGGCCTTGGTATCTACTCGCCCTATGGCCTGGGGGTCGCGTGGAACGATACGGTCGCCGCCGACGTGCCATGGTGGGGGCGCAACCTGGTGACGAAGATCGAGCTCCAGTCGGTCTTCATCAATCCCACGGTGGCCGTGCGGCTGCACGAGCGCCTGGCGCTCGGGGCCGGTCTGATCGTGGCGCAGGCGAAGGTGAGCCTGGCTCGGGCGATCGCCAACTCGATTGATCCGGCCGATGACGTCGACGTCGAGCTCTCCGGCGACGACCTTGGCTTCGGCGCCACGGCGGGGCTGCTGATCGCAGCGATACCGCAGCGGCTCAATCTCGGGGTTGGCTACCGCAGCGCCGTGCGCATGACCTTCGCCGGCCAGGGCGTGTTCACCAAGGAGGGAAGCTCGGCTGCCGTGCCGCTGCCCTTGCGCGGACAGCTCATCGACGGGGCGGTCGAGGTGCCGATGACCTTGCCGCATACGCTCTACTTTGGGCTGGCCGTGTTTCCGCTGCCGCGGCTGAGCCTCGGCGCCAACGTCGATCTGACCGCCTGGAGCAGCATCAAGGACCTCCGGATCAACTTCCTCGACCACCCGGAGCTGAGCTCGGTCGAGAGCAAGCGCTGGCATAGCACCTACGCTGTGCGCCTCGGGGTGCAATACGAGCTGGTGCAGGCGCTGCTGGTGCGGCTGGGCTTCATCTTCGACCAGACCCCCGTGCCGGCCGCAACCGTCGGGCCGGACCTGCCCGACGTCAACCGCTTCCTGCTCGCCTGCGGTGCCGGCTACACTTTTCGCGGCGTGCGGGCCGATTTCGCCTACCAGTTCATGGTCGGTCCCGGCACCGACACCGCCGCCACCGCGCCGATCGTCGGCCAGCACGACGCGTCAGCCCACCTGGCGTCGCTCTCCCTGGGCTTCAACCTCGATCTCTGA
- a CDS encoding NAD-dependent epimerase/dehydratase family protein, producing the protein MLSGKRVLITGGAGFIGTHLSRVLLEDNEVVVFDTLRRNALQPSGLDRHPRLTLLRGDVLDAAAVAAAMDGCSHVVHLASIAGVDTVIQNPVPTMQVALLGTNNVLEAARACRGIERLIHFSTSEVFGRFAFNAREGDVTSLGAVGEARWTYAVSKLATEHLAYTYFKQYGLPTLSVRPFNIYGPMQIGEGAVHHFILRALRGEALRVHNDGSQIRSWCFIDDVLRVLKVALTRPSAVGHSFNIGNPRSTVTIYNLAREIVRLVGSASPIEFVPWPHPDIELRVPNIDKAREVLDFRPEVDLEDGIRRTIDWYRAQQERGALPGGH; encoded by the coding sequence ATGCTGAGCGGCAAGCGGGTGTTGATCACGGGCGGAGCGGGCTTCATCGGCACCCACCTCAGCCGGGTTCTGCTCGAGGACAACGAGGTCGTCGTCTTCGACACGCTGCGGCGCAATGCGCTGCAACCGAGCGGGCTCGATCGGCATCCGCGCCTGACGCTCCTGCGCGGGGACGTGTTGGACGCGGCGGCGGTCGCGGCGGCGATGGACGGCTGCTCGCACGTGGTCCACCTGGCGTCGATCGCCGGCGTGGATACGGTGATCCAAAACCCGGTGCCGACGATGCAAGTGGCGCTGCTCGGCACGAACAACGTGCTCGAGGCCGCGCGCGCCTGCAGGGGCATCGAGCGCCTGATTCACTTCTCGACCTCGGAGGTCTTCGGGCGCTTTGCCTTCAATGCCCGCGAGGGCGACGTGACCAGCCTCGGCGCCGTGGGCGAGGCGCGTTGGACCTATGCCGTAAGCAAGCTCGCGACCGAGCACCTGGCCTACACCTACTTCAAGCAGTACGGCCTGCCGACGCTCTCGGTGCGCCCCTTCAATATCTACGGCCCGATGCAGATCGGCGAGGGCGCCGTCCACCATTTCATCCTGCGCGCGCTGCGCGGCGAGGCGCTCCGTGTGCATAACGACGGCAGCCAGATCCGCTCGTGGTGCTTCATCGACGACGTCCTGCGGGTGTTGAAGGTGGCGCTGACGCGGCCGAGCGCGGTCGGCCACTCCTTCAACATCGGCAACCCGCGCTCGACCGTAACGATCTACAACCTGGCGCGAGAGATCGTGCGCCTGGTCGGCTCCGCCTCGCCGATCGAGTTCGTCCCCTGGCCCCACCCCGACATCGAGCTGCGGGTGCCAAACATCGACAAGGCGCGCGAGGTGCTCGACTTCCGACCCGAGGTCGACCTCGAGGACGGCATCCGCCGCACGATCGATTGGTACCGCGCTCAGCAGGAGCGCGGCGCGCTACCGGGCGGGCACTGA
- a CDS encoding 8-oxoguanine deaminase, which yields MSTAGGRLLLRNIYHLVVGDVADTRLRDVDVLIDGPRIVDVGNNLPRGEAESIDCSTKLVLPGLVNAHHHMHQSLQRALPAVQNAGLFAWLTGLYPIWQHLTPEIVRVGTQLACAELLQTGCTTTSDHHYLFPPAFDADLVAVQFDAARELGMRFCASRGSMSVGQSKGGLPPDAVVQDEETILRSSERAAALHDPSPLSMRRVALAPCAPFSVSPQLLTRSAELARRHGLRLHTHLAETVDEERYCRERFGCRPLALMERCGWLGEDVWFAHAVHLDDAELALLARTRTGVVHCASSNMRLGSGICRVPELLAQGVRVGLGVDGSASNDSSDMVGELRNCLLLHRVCGGAGAITVPQVLALATRGGASLLGWETIGRLAADWAADLAIFEMDRLDYAGALSDPLGALMLCGSSHQAHTTIVNGKVVVRAGQLVTIDEVELRRKAQRLARQMLERAGHDTRWML from the coding sequence ATGAGCACCGCGGGCGGCCGGCTACTGCTGCGCAATATCTATCACCTCGTGGTCGGTGATGTCGCCGATACGCGCCTGCGCGACGTCGATGTCTTGATCGATGGCCCGCGTATCGTCGATGTCGGCAACAACCTGCCCCGCGGCGAGGCCGAGTCCATCGACTGCTCGACCAAGTTGGTCTTGCCGGGCCTGGTCAACGCACACCACCACATGCACCAGTCGCTGCAGCGCGCGCTACCGGCGGTGCAAAACGCGGGGCTCTTCGCCTGGCTGACGGGGCTCTATCCGATTTGGCAGCACCTCACGCCCGAGATCGTGCGGGTCGGGACCCAGCTCGCGTGCGCTGAGTTGCTGCAGACCGGCTGCACGACGACGAGCGACCATCACTACCTCTTCCCGCCGGCCTTCGATGCGGACCTCGTTGCGGTCCAGTTCGATGCCGCGCGCGAGCTCGGCATGCGCTTCTGCGCCAGCCGCGGCAGCATGTCTGTTGGGCAGAGCAAGGGCGGCCTTCCGCCCGATGCGGTCGTGCAGGATGAGGAGACGATCCTCCGCAGCTCTGAGCGCGCGGCGGCGCTCCACGATCCGTCCCCCTTGTCGATGCGGCGCGTTGCGCTGGCGCCCTGCGCGCCCTTCTCGGTCTCGCCGCAGTTGCTGACGCGTAGCGCCGAGCTGGCGCGGCGTCACGGGCTGCGGCTGCACACGCATCTGGCCGAGACCGTCGACGAGGAGCGCTACTGTCGCGAGCGCTTTGGCTGTCGCCCCCTGGCGCTGATGGAGCGCTGCGGTTGGCTCGGCGAGGACGTGTGGTTTGCGCATGCCGTGCATCTCGACGACGCCGAGCTCGCGCTGCTCGCCCGGACGCGCACCGGGGTGGTGCATTGCGCGAGCTCGAACATGCGCCTCGGCTCGGGGATCTGCCGCGTGCCCGAGCTGCTCGCCCAGGGGGTGCGCGTCGGGCTCGGCGTCGACGGCAGCGCCTCGAACGACAGCTCGGACATGGTCGGCGAGCTTCGCAATTGCCTGCTCCTGCACCGCGTCTGCGGCGGCGCTGGGGCGATCACGGTGCCGCAGGTGCTCGCGCTGGCGACCCGTGGCGGCGCCAGTCTGCTCGGCTGGGAGACGATCGGGCGATTGGCCGCCGATTGGGCCGCTGACCTCGCCATCTTCGAGATGGACCGGCTGGACTATGCCGGCGCCCTGAGCGACCCCTTGGGCGCCCTGATGCTTTGCGGTAGCTCGCACCAGGCGCATACGACGATCGTCAACGGCAAGGTCGTCGTGCGGGCGGGGCAGCTGGTGACGATCGACGAGGTGGAGCTGCGGCGCAAGGCGCAGCGGCTCGCGCGGCAGATGCTCGAGCGCGCCGGCCACGATACGCGCTGGATGCTTTGA
- a CDS encoding NYN domain-containing protein gives MEDALRLAVFCDYENIAIGVREARLQSFAVQLVLERLLAKGMVLVKKAYADWDRYKGQKRELHEAGFELIEIPKTSYAGKNSADIRLVVDALDLCYTKSHVEAFAILSGDSDFSPLVSKLRENNKRVIGLGVKSSTSNLLVESCDDFIYYDDLVRRRDAPAAKPGTRGARGVDRAPRRVESSSSSKGPESEGDALAPTGTLVATPTAPAGDDDAEARRRRDEAMELLLDTVEALFQEREDSLWGSMVKQTIKRKRPNFAESGHGYRTFTQLLEDAQRRGLLEMRKDEKSGGYVIIGFGPQA, from the coding sequence ATGGAAGACGCGCTGCGGCTCGCCGTATTCTGTGACTACGAAAACATCGCGATCGGCGTGCGCGAGGCGCGCCTGCAGTCCTTTGCCGTGCAGCTCGTGCTCGAGCGGCTGCTGGCGAAGGGGATGGTGCTGGTCAAGAAGGCCTACGCCGATTGGGATCGCTACAAGGGCCAGAAGCGCGAGCTGCACGAGGCCGGCTTCGAGCTGATCGAGATCCCCAAGACATCTTACGCCGGCAAGAACTCCGCCGACATCCGGCTCGTCGTCGACGCCCTCGACCTCTGCTACACGAAGTCGCACGTCGAGGCCTTCGCGATCCTCTCCGGCGATAGCGACTTCTCGCCGCTGGTCAGCAAGCTGCGAGAGAACAACAAGCGGGTCATCGGCCTCGGGGTCAAGAGCTCGACCAGCAACCTGCTGGTCGAGTCCTGCGATGACTTTATCTACTACGACGATCTGGTGCGCCGTCGCGACGCCCCGGCGGCCAAGCCCGGCACACGGGGTGCGCGCGGCGTCGACCGCGCGCCGCGGCGCGTGGAGAGCAGCAGCAGCAGCAAGGGGCCGGAGAGCGAGGGCGATGCCCTGGCGCCGACGGGCACGCTCGTCGCCACGCCGACCGCGCCAGCGGGCGACGACGATGCCGAGGCTCGCCGACGCCGTGACGAGGCGATGGAGCTGCTGCTCGATACCGTCGAGGCGCTGTTTCAGGAGCGCGAGGACAGCCTCTGGGGCTCGATGGTCAAGCAGACGATCAAGCGCAAGCGACCGAACTTCGCCGAGAGCGGCCACGGCTACCGCACCTTCACCCAACTGCTCGAGGATGCGCAGCGACGCGGGCTGCTCGAGATGCGCAAGGACGAGAAGTCGGGCGGGTACGTCATTATTGGCTTCGGGCCGCAGGCCTGA
- a CDS encoding mechanosensitive ion channel gives MSSVIDQTLAWLSDPVLGKIVAGLVAVVAGVVAVRLVQRVATRYIANKNARYRARKAIGVIGYLTATLILAAVFSERLGRLTVVFGVAGAGIAFALQEVIASIAGWAAVSFGGFYKIGDRVQLGGIKGDVIDIGLLRTTLMEVGAWVDGDLYNGRVVRVANSFIFKEPVLNYSGDFPFLWDEIAVPIRFGSDLPRAQAILEGAAQRITEGYQEEAGRIWKEIQLRFPLEDATTKTLVTLVFDHNWVTFTVRYTVRFDKRRITKHTLFLSILEQVEATKGAVSVASSAIELFPKAPLEIRTLPAVDAGAGSSLS, from the coding sequence ATGAGCAGCGTCATCGACCAGACCCTTGCGTGGCTCTCCGATCCGGTCCTGGGAAAGATCGTCGCCGGGCTCGTCGCCGTCGTCGCCGGGGTGGTCGCCGTGCGCCTCGTGCAGCGCGTCGCCACGCGCTACATCGCCAACAAGAACGCGCGCTATCGGGCGCGCAAGGCGATCGGCGTAATCGGCTACCTCACCGCCACGCTGATCCTCGCCGCCGTCTTCAGTGAGCGACTGGGACGCTTGACCGTCGTCTTTGGCGTCGCCGGCGCCGGCATCGCCTTTGCCCTCCAGGAGGTCATCGCGAGCATCGCCGGCTGGGCTGCCGTCTCCTTCGGCGGGTTCTACAAGATCGGCGACCGCGTGCAGCTGGGGGGCATCAAGGGCGATGTGATCGACATCGGGCTGCTGCGGACGACGCTGATGGAGGTGGGCGCCTGGGTCGACGGCGACCTCTACAACGGCCGGGTCGTGCGCGTCGCCAACAGCTTCATCTTCAAGGAGCCGGTGCTGAACTACTCGGGCGACTTCCCCTTCCTCTGGGACGAGATCGCGGTCCCCATCCGCTTCGGCAGTGACCTGCCTCGCGCACAGGCGATCCTCGAGGGCGCTGCGCAACGGATCACGGAGGGCTACCAGGAGGAAGCGGGCCGCATCTGGAAGGAGATCCAGCTCCGCTTTCCGCTCGAGGATGCGACGACGAAGACGCTCGTGACCCTCGTCTTCGATCACAACTGGGTGACCTTCACGGTGCGCTACACCGTCCGCTTCGACAAGCGCCGGATCACCAAGCACACCTTGTTTCTGAGCATCCTCGAGCAGGTCGAGGCCACCAAGGGCGCGGTTTCGGTCGCCTCCTCGGCGATCGAGCTCTTCCCCAAGGCCCCGCTAGAAATCCGTACCCTTCCTGCCGTCGACGCAGGGGCGGGGAGCAGTCTCTCCTGA